The Methanosarcina acetivorans C2A genome includes the window CCTTCCGCTGGGACCTGAACCTTTACAGGGGATGTGGACACGGCTGCAGCTATTGTTATGCAATGTATTCCCACAGCTATCTGGAAAAAGAAGAAAAACCCTCATGTTCAGGGGAAGAAGACTCGGATTTTTTCCGGAAGATCTATGTAAAAACCAACATTGCAGAAGCTCTTGAAAAGCAGCTTGGAGCCCGGTCCTGGAAAAAAGAGCTGATCAACATAGGTGGGGTTTGTGACAGCTACCAGCCCGCCGAGGCACGGTACGGCCTGATGCGGGAGGTCCTGAAACTGATGATCGAGTACAAAAATCCGGTTACCATCTCCACAAAATCGGCTCTTATCCTCAGAGACTTTGACCTGCTTGAAGAACTTGCTGAACTGACATATGTAAATGTCGCAGTCACGGTCACCACGACGGATGAAAAGCTCAGTTCCCTGCTGGAACCCCTGGCTTCTTCTCCGGAAAAACGTTTTTCAGTCCTGCGGGCTTTCAAAGATTCCACTGCTACTACCGGGCTACATATGATGCCGATTCTCCCTTTTCTTACGGACAGCCCTGAAAATCTCGAGCAAGTTTTTTCCCGTGCAGCCGAATGTGAAGTCGATTATGCTCTTCCGGGCCTGCTTAATCTCAGGGGAGAAACCAGAAAGCATTTTTTCAATTTCCTTTCCCGCAATTTCCCCGAATTTTCTGCCCCTTACCGCAAATTGTATGCAAAAGGAGGCGTAGATAGCAGCTATAAGGCTGAACTTTACGGGGTAATCAGGACTCTCATGGAAAAATACCGGCTTTCAGCCGATTATATGAAACCTCTGGAAGCAGGGCTTTCCCGTTCCCGACAGCTTAAACTCACTGATTTTTAAGGAACTATGTTTGAGCTGTTCATAAAAGCATTTAAATGAGGAAAACAAAAATCTGAACTTTCATGTCTCAGGTTTTACCTGTCTGTTCGGACATGCACATGGAAAAACAAGTTCCGAAAGCTCTTA containing:
- a CDS encoding SPL family radical SAM protein — translated: MFEEIQVKKALNKIKGTSRLKLPFRWDLNLYRGCGHGCSYCYAMYSHSYLEKEEKPSCSGEEDSDFFRKIYVKTNIAEALEKQLGARSWKKELINIGGVCDSYQPAEARYGLMREVLKLMIEYKNPVTISTKSALILRDFDLLEELAELTYVNVAVTVTTTDEKLSSLLEPLASSPEKRFSVLRAFKDSTATTGLHMMPILPFLTDSPENLEQVFSRAAECEVDYALPGLLNLRGETRKHFFNFLSRNFPEFSAPYRKLYAKGGVDSSYKAELYGVIRTLMEKYRLSADYMKPLEAGLSRSRQLKLTDF